In the Oncorhynchus keta strain PuntledgeMale-10-30-2019 chromosome 14, Oket_V2, whole genome shotgun sequence genome, one interval contains:
- the LOC118393279 gene encoding protein phosphatase Slingshot homolog 1-like isoform X1 produces the protein MALVTLQRSPTPSAASTASTTTTNVGEDFGSDDERRLNQSLSESFFMVKGAALFLQQGSSPQDQKAHPHHKHAGDLPQHLQVMINILRSEDRIKLAVRLESAWSDRVRYMVVVYTSGRQDTEENILLGIDFSDKDSKSCSVGMVLPLWSDTKIHLDGDGGFSVNTVSRNHVFKPVSVQAMWSALQILHKVCEVSRRYNYFPGGMALTWMGYYESCIASEQSCINEWNAMRDLETLRPDSPTMFVDKPTERERTECLIKAKLRSIMMFQDLENVTSKQIRTELEQHMSCNLMQYKEFIDNEMLLILGQMDKATLIFDHLYLGSEWNASNLEELQDTGVGYILNVTREIDNFFPGTFSYHNIRVYDEETTDLLAHWNETYNFIVKAKKNHSKCLVHCKMGVSRSASTVIAYAMKEYGWSLEKAFNFVKQKRSITRPNTGFMRQLAEYEGILDASKQRHNKLWRPDRPDPDCDLHEGLQAQCCGGEYPANRTPEPGMSPCYEEALEEKGATCPLSPCRMISLEVDPAYNNYYFRRLSDSALDSDPSTPVRAPPLLDMERVFIEIEDVERDALLDDEAFEGREGLPLPHFGLAGVGTAAQTSCRGPEPLEELRLRLEFSTVEEEDEEEVQKDEAEMEALAQPGGRVGSAGGGDGDGEVEMVQEEEGEKEGNGLDLVTLNQNSNNNNHFNTQSSLNDTAPSKPAHPVKPSALSRSDNKPSHNMDSLTQDSDLCLNPTHLPSVPSVSVEVPSATLPLPLTSPDTPCSPSLLHPCGPLRDCANCAALPSTPLPDAQDSPCSLTSEDMAGEAKGEEGKLLGVSEPLPVPELLGLSLEEKRPAVACYVAQQQETLVQLQRSGLVRRRAERLERLSGLSQEGLHSLEPLDSPHSGAREGPSPVEVEFSAFPEDFPKSSTPCPVPLELLVVPLTNEVLLGAVGSGGLTPNSSPHGSTLTRSSSSDSVRSVRGKPGLVRQRAQEIETRMRLAGLTLPSSLKRSNSLAKLGSLNFSAEDLCSVCSSDAGTLLLLSLSPEPGLEWECPSTSSSAQPRAHRDQTTPERALSGGPRS, from the exons GAGACTTACCTCAGCACCTGCAGGTGATGATCAACATTCTTCGCTCGGAGGACCGAATCAAACTG GCGGTGCGGTTGGAGAGTGCCTGGTCAGACAGAGTGCGTTACATGGTGGTGGTGTACACCAGCGGACGACAGGACACCGAGGAGAACATCCTGCTGGGCATAGACTTCAGCGACAAGGACAG TAAAAGCTGCTCCGTTGGCATGGTGCTGCCTCTGTGGAGTGACACCAAGATCCATCTGGATGGAGACGG GGGTTTCAGTGTGAACACAGTGAGCCGGAATCATGTCTTCAAACCTGTGTCTGTACAGGCCATGTG GTCGGCTCTGCAGATCCTCCACAAGGTGTGTGAGGTGTCCCGCAGGTACAACTACTTCCCCGGGGGCATGGCCCTCACCTGGATGGGTTACTATGAGAGCTGCATCGCCTCAGAGCAGAGCTGCATCAACGAGTGGAACGCCATGAGAGACCTGGAGACCTTGCGGCCTGACTCTCCCACCATGTTTGTCGACAA GCCCACAGAAAGGGAGCGGACAGAGTGCCTTATCAAAGCCAAACTCCGTAGCATCATGATGTTCCAGGACCTGGAGAACGTCACCTCTAAACAG ATCCGGACGGAGCTGGAGCAGCATATGAGCTGTAACCTGATGCAGTACAAGGAGTTCATCGACAACGAGATGCTGCTGATCCTGGGCCAGATGGACAAGGCAACACTCATATTTGACCACCTCTATCTG GGATCTGAATGGAATGCCTCCAATCTGGAAGAGCTTCAGGACACTGG GGTGGGCTATATCCTCAACGTCACCAGGGAGATAGATAACTTCTTCCCAGGAACATTCTCCTACCACAACATACGGGTCTATGATGAGGAGACTACAGACCTGCTGGCCCACTGGAACGAGACATACAACTTCATAGTTAAAGCAAA GAAGAACCACTCCAAGTGTCTGGTCCACTGTAAGATGGGTGTCAGCCGCTCGGCCTCCACCGTTATTGCTTATGCCATGAAGGAGTATGGTTGGTCACTGGAGAAGGCCTTCAACTTTGTCAAGCAGAAGAGAAGCATCACACGGCCCAACACAGGCTTCATGAGACAGCTGGCTGAGTACGAGGGCATCCTGGATGCCAG TAAGCAGCGTCACAACAAGCTGTGGCGTCCTGACCGCCCCGACCCAGACTGTGACCTCCATGAGGGACTGCAGGCCCAGTGCTGTGGGGGGGAGTACCCAGCGAACCGTACCCCTGAGCCGGGGATGTCTCCCTGCTATGAGGAGGCTCTTGAGGAGAAGGGGGCGACATGTCCCCTTTCCCCCTGCAGGATGATCAGTCTGGAGGTGGACCCCgcctacaacaactactacttcCGCAGGCTGTCTGACTCGGCCCTGGACAGTGACCCCTCCACGCCGGTGCGCGCTCCGCCCCTCCTGGACATGGAGCGGGTCTTCATAGAGATTGAGGACGTGGAGCGCGACGCCCTGCTGGATGACGAGGCCTTTGAGGGGCGGGAGGGCCTGCCGCTGCCACACTTTGGGCTGGCTGGGGTGGGGACGGCGGCCCAGACCTCTTGCCGGGGACCAGAGCCCCTGGAAGAGCTGCGCCTGCGTCTGGAGTTCAGcactgtagaggaggaggatgaggaggaggttCAGAAAGATGAAGCAGAGATGGAGGCGTTAGCACAGCCAGGAGGAAGAGTGGGGAGTGCAGGAGGAGGTGAtggtgatggagaggtggagatggttcaggaagaggagggagagaaggagggcaaTGGGCTGGACCTGGTAACCCTGAACCAGAACTCCAACAATAACAACCACTTTAATACCCAGTCCAGCCTCAAT GACACTGCTCCTTCCAAACCCGCTCACCCAGTCAAGCCTTCAGCCCTCTCGCGATCAGACAACAAGCCCAGCCATAACATGGATTCACTGACCCAGGATTCTGATCTCTGCCTTAACCCCACACACCTCCCCAGTGTGCCTAGTGTCTCTGTGGAGGTCCCAAgtgccactctccctctcccacttaCCTCCCCCGACACACCCTGTTCCCCCAGCCTGCTGCACCCCTGTGGCCCTCTGCGTGACTGTGCCAACTGTGCTGCTCTGCCCTCTACACCTCTGCCTGATGCCCAGGACTCCCCCTGCTCTCTGACATCTGAGGACATGGCTGGTGAGGCCAAAGGTGAGGAAGGGAAGCTTTTAGGGGTCTCTgagcctctccctgtcccagagCTGCTGGGACTGAGCCTGGAGGAGAAGAGGCCGGCGGTGGCCTGCTACGTGGCCCAGCAGCAGGAGACTCTAGTGCAGCTACAGAGGTCAGGGCTGGTCCGCCGAAGggcagagaggctggagaggctgtcAGGTCTGTCCCAGGAGGGGCTTCATTCCTTGGAGCCTCTAGACAGCCCCCACTCAGGAGCCAGAGAGGGTCCTAGTCCTGTGGAGGTAGAGTTCtcagccttcccagaagacttcCCCAAGTCCTCCACACCATGCCCAGTGCCCCTGGAGCTTCTGGTGGTTCCTCTGACTAACGAGGTCCTGCTGGGTGCAGTGGGGTCTGGGGGGCTGACGCCCAACTCTTCCCCCCATGGCTCCACACTGACACGAAGCTCCAGCAGTGACAGCGTTCGCAGCGTCAGGGGCAAACCCGGCCTGGTGCGCCAGAGGGCTCAGGAGATCGAGACCCGCATGCGGCTGGCCGGCCTCACCTTGCCCTCAAGCCTCAAACGCTCCAACTCACTGGCCAAACTGGGCAGTCTCAACTTCTCGGCTGAAGACCTGTGCTCCGTCTGCTCCTCGGATGCAGGCaccctcctgctcctctctctttccccagagCCAGGCCTAGAATGGGAGTgcccctccacctcttcctccgcCCAGCCCAGAGCACACAGGGACCAGACCACCCCAGAGAGAGCACTGTCCGGGGGTCCCAGGAGCTGA
- the LOC118393279 gene encoding protein phosphatase Slingshot homolog 1-like isoform X2, producing MALVTLQRSPTPSAASTASTTTTNVGEDFGSDDERRLNQSLSESFFMVKGAALFLQQGSSPQDQKAHPHHKHAGDLPQHLQVMINILRSEDRIKLAVRLESAWSDRVRYMVVVYTSGRQDTEENILLGIDFSDKDSCSVGMVLPLWSDTKIHLDGDGGFSVNTVSRNHVFKPVSVQAMWSALQILHKVCEVSRRYNYFPGGMALTWMGYYESCIASEQSCINEWNAMRDLETLRPDSPTMFVDKPTERERTECLIKAKLRSIMMFQDLENVTSKQIRTELEQHMSCNLMQYKEFIDNEMLLILGQMDKATLIFDHLYLGSEWNASNLEELQDTGVGYILNVTREIDNFFPGTFSYHNIRVYDEETTDLLAHWNETYNFIVKAKKNHSKCLVHCKMGVSRSASTVIAYAMKEYGWSLEKAFNFVKQKRSITRPNTGFMRQLAEYEGILDASKQRHNKLWRPDRPDPDCDLHEGLQAQCCGGEYPANRTPEPGMSPCYEEALEEKGATCPLSPCRMISLEVDPAYNNYYFRRLSDSALDSDPSTPVRAPPLLDMERVFIEIEDVERDALLDDEAFEGREGLPLPHFGLAGVGTAAQTSCRGPEPLEELRLRLEFSTVEEEDEEEVQKDEAEMEALAQPGGRVGSAGGGDGDGEVEMVQEEEGEKEGNGLDLVTLNQNSNNNNHFNTQSSLNDTAPSKPAHPVKPSALSRSDNKPSHNMDSLTQDSDLCLNPTHLPSVPSVSVEVPSATLPLPLTSPDTPCSPSLLHPCGPLRDCANCAALPSTPLPDAQDSPCSLTSEDMAGEAKGEEGKLLGVSEPLPVPELLGLSLEEKRPAVACYVAQQQETLVQLQRSGLVRRRAERLERLSGLSQEGLHSLEPLDSPHSGAREGPSPVEVEFSAFPEDFPKSSTPCPVPLELLVVPLTNEVLLGAVGSGGLTPNSSPHGSTLTRSSSSDSVRSVRGKPGLVRQRAQEIETRMRLAGLTLPSSLKRSNSLAKLGSLNFSAEDLCSVCSSDAGTLLLLSLSPEPGLEWECPSTSSSAQPRAHRDQTTPERALSGGPRS from the exons GAGACTTACCTCAGCACCTGCAGGTGATGATCAACATTCTTCGCTCGGAGGACCGAATCAAACTG GCGGTGCGGTTGGAGAGTGCCTGGTCAGACAGAGTGCGTTACATGGTGGTGGTGTACACCAGCGGACGACAGGACACCGAGGAGAACATCCTGCTGGGCATAGACTTCAGCGACAAGGACAG CTGCTCCGTTGGCATGGTGCTGCCTCTGTGGAGTGACACCAAGATCCATCTGGATGGAGACGG GGGTTTCAGTGTGAACACAGTGAGCCGGAATCATGTCTTCAAACCTGTGTCTGTACAGGCCATGTG GTCGGCTCTGCAGATCCTCCACAAGGTGTGTGAGGTGTCCCGCAGGTACAACTACTTCCCCGGGGGCATGGCCCTCACCTGGATGGGTTACTATGAGAGCTGCATCGCCTCAGAGCAGAGCTGCATCAACGAGTGGAACGCCATGAGAGACCTGGAGACCTTGCGGCCTGACTCTCCCACCATGTTTGTCGACAA GCCCACAGAAAGGGAGCGGACAGAGTGCCTTATCAAAGCCAAACTCCGTAGCATCATGATGTTCCAGGACCTGGAGAACGTCACCTCTAAACAG ATCCGGACGGAGCTGGAGCAGCATATGAGCTGTAACCTGATGCAGTACAAGGAGTTCATCGACAACGAGATGCTGCTGATCCTGGGCCAGATGGACAAGGCAACACTCATATTTGACCACCTCTATCTG GGATCTGAATGGAATGCCTCCAATCTGGAAGAGCTTCAGGACACTGG GGTGGGCTATATCCTCAACGTCACCAGGGAGATAGATAACTTCTTCCCAGGAACATTCTCCTACCACAACATACGGGTCTATGATGAGGAGACTACAGACCTGCTGGCCCACTGGAACGAGACATACAACTTCATAGTTAAAGCAAA GAAGAACCACTCCAAGTGTCTGGTCCACTGTAAGATGGGTGTCAGCCGCTCGGCCTCCACCGTTATTGCTTATGCCATGAAGGAGTATGGTTGGTCACTGGAGAAGGCCTTCAACTTTGTCAAGCAGAAGAGAAGCATCACACGGCCCAACACAGGCTTCATGAGACAGCTGGCTGAGTACGAGGGCATCCTGGATGCCAG TAAGCAGCGTCACAACAAGCTGTGGCGTCCTGACCGCCCCGACCCAGACTGTGACCTCCATGAGGGACTGCAGGCCCAGTGCTGTGGGGGGGAGTACCCAGCGAACCGTACCCCTGAGCCGGGGATGTCTCCCTGCTATGAGGAGGCTCTTGAGGAGAAGGGGGCGACATGTCCCCTTTCCCCCTGCAGGATGATCAGTCTGGAGGTGGACCCCgcctacaacaactactacttcCGCAGGCTGTCTGACTCGGCCCTGGACAGTGACCCCTCCACGCCGGTGCGCGCTCCGCCCCTCCTGGACATGGAGCGGGTCTTCATAGAGATTGAGGACGTGGAGCGCGACGCCCTGCTGGATGACGAGGCCTTTGAGGGGCGGGAGGGCCTGCCGCTGCCACACTTTGGGCTGGCTGGGGTGGGGACGGCGGCCCAGACCTCTTGCCGGGGACCAGAGCCCCTGGAAGAGCTGCGCCTGCGTCTGGAGTTCAGcactgtagaggaggaggatgaggaggaggttCAGAAAGATGAAGCAGAGATGGAGGCGTTAGCACAGCCAGGAGGAAGAGTGGGGAGTGCAGGAGGAGGTGAtggtgatggagaggtggagatggttcaggaagaggagggagagaaggagggcaaTGGGCTGGACCTGGTAACCCTGAACCAGAACTCCAACAATAACAACCACTTTAATACCCAGTCCAGCCTCAAT GACACTGCTCCTTCCAAACCCGCTCACCCAGTCAAGCCTTCAGCCCTCTCGCGATCAGACAACAAGCCCAGCCATAACATGGATTCACTGACCCAGGATTCTGATCTCTGCCTTAACCCCACACACCTCCCCAGTGTGCCTAGTGTCTCTGTGGAGGTCCCAAgtgccactctccctctcccacttaCCTCCCCCGACACACCCTGTTCCCCCAGCCTGCTGCACCCCTGTGGCCCTCTGCGTGACTGTGCCAACTGTGCTGCTCTGCCCTCTACACCTCTGCCTGATGCCCAGGACTCCCCCTGCTCTCTGACATCTGAGGACATGGCTGGTGAGGCCAAAGGTGAGGAAGGGAAGCTTTTAGGGGTCTCTgagcctctccctgtcccagagCTGCTGGGACTGAGCCTGGAGGAGAAGAGGCCGGCGGTGGCCTGCTACGTGGCCCAGCAGCAGGAGACTCTAGTGCAGCTACAGAGGTCAGGGCTGGTCCGCCGAAGggcagagaggctggagaggctgtcAGGTCTGTCCCAGGAGGGGCTTCATTCCTTGGAGCCTCTAGACAGCCCCCACTCAGGAGCCAGAGAGGGTCCTAGTCCTGTGGAGGTAGAGTTCtcagccttcccagaagacttcCCCAAGTCCTCCACACCATGCCCAGTGCCCCTGGAGCTTCTGGTGGTTCCTCTGACTAACGAGGTCCTGCTGGGTGCAGTGGGGTCTGGGGGGCTGACGCCCAACTCTTCCCCCCATGGCTCCACACTGACACGAAGCTCCAGCAGTGACAGCGTTCGCAGCGTCAGGGGCAAACCCGGCCTGGTGCGCCAGAGGGCTCAGGAGATCGAGACCCGCATGCGGCTGGCCGGCCTCACCTTGCCCTCAAGCCTCAAACGCTCCAACTCACTGGCCAAACTGGGCAGTCTCAACTTCTCGGCTGAAGACCTGTGCTCCGTCTGCTCCTCGGATGCAGGCaccctcctgctcctctctctttccccagagCCAGGCCTAGAATGGGAGTgcccctccacctcttcctccgcCCAGCCCAGAGCACACAGGGACCAGACCACCCCAGAGAGAGCACTGTCCGGGGGTCCCAGGAGCTGA
- the LOC118393279 gene encoding protein phosphatase Slingshot homolog 1-like isoform X3: MRLVVESPREVMLKMLPYFVENAVLTQSEICCILSESFFMVKGAALFLQQGSSPQDQKAHPHHKHAGDLPQHLQVMINILRSEDRIKLAVRLESAWSDRVRYMVVVYTSGRQDTEENILLGIDFSDKDSKSCSVGMVLPLWSDTKIHLDGDGGFSVNTVSRNHVFKPVSVQAMWSALQILHKVCEVSRRYNYFPGGMALTWMGYYESCIASEQSCINEWNAMRDLETLRPDSPTMFVDKPTERERTECLIKAKLRSIMMFQDLENVTSKQIRTELEQHMSCNLMQYKEFIDNEMLLILGQMDKATLIFDHLYLGSEWNASNLEELQDTGVGYILNVTREIDNFFPGTFSYHNIRVYDEETTDLLAHWNETYNFIVKAKKNHSKCLVHCKMGVSRSASTVIAYAMKEYGWSLEKAFNFVKQKRSITRPNTGFMRQLAEYEGILDASKQRHNKLWRPDRPDPDCDLHEGLQAQCCGGEYPANRTPEPGMSPCYEEALEEKGATCPLSPCRMISLEVDPAYNNYYFRRLSDSALDSDPSTPVRAPPLLDMERVFIEIEDVERDALLDDEAFEGREGLPLPHFGLAGVGTAAQTSCRGPEPLEELRLRLEFSTVEEEDEEEVQKDEAEMEALAQPGGRVGSAGGGDGDGEVEMVQEEEGEKEGNGLDLVTLNQNSNNNNHFNTQSSLNDTAPSKPAHPVKPSALSRSDNKPSHNMDSLTQDSDLCLNPTHLPSVPSVSVEVPSATLPLPLTSPDTPCSPSLLHPCGPLRDCANCAALPSTPLPDAQDSPCSLTSEDMAGEAKGEEGKLLGVSEPLPVPELLGLSLEEKRPAVACYVAQQQETLVQLQRSGLVRRRAERLERLSGLSQEGLHSLEPLDSPHSGAREGPSPVEVEFSAFPEDFPKSSTPCPVPLELLVVPLTNEVLLGAVGSGGLTPNSSPHGSTLTRSSSSDSVRSVRGKPGLVRQRAQEIETRMRLAGLTLPSSLKRSNSLAKLGSLNFSAEDLCSVCSSDAGTLLLLSLSPEPGLEWECPSTSSSAQPRAHRDQTTPERALSGGPRS, from the exons GAGACTTACCTCAGCACCTGCAGGTGATGATCAACATTCTTCGCTCGGAGGACCGAATCAAACTG GCGGTGCGGTTGGAGAGTGCCTGGTCAGACAGAGTGCGTTACATGGTGGTGGTGTACACCAGCGGACGACAGGACACCGAGGAGAACATCCTGCTGGGCATAGACTTCAGCGACAAGGACAG TAAAAGCTGCTCCGTTGGCATGGTGCTGCCTCTGTGGAGTGACACCAAGATCCATCTGGATGGAGACGG GGGTTTCAGTGTGAACACAGTGAGCCGGAATCATGTCTTCAAACCTGTGTCTGTACAGGCCATGTG GTCGGCTCTGCAGATCCTCCACAAGGTGTGTGAGGTGTCCCGCAGGTACAACTACTTCCCCGGGGGCATGGCCCTCACCTGGATGGGTTACTATGAGAGCTGCATCGCCTCAGAGCAGAGCTGCATCAACGAGTGGAACGCCATGAGAGACCTGGAGACCTTGCGGCCTGACTCTCCCACCATGTTTGTCGACAA GCCCACAGAAAGGGAGCGGACAGAGTGCCTTATCAAAGCCAAACTCCGTAGCATCATGATGTTCCAGGACCTGGAGAACGTCACCTCTAAACAG ATCCGGACGGAGCTGGAGCAGCATATGAGCTGTAACCTGATGCAGTACAAGGAGTTCATCGACAACGAGATGCTGCTGATCCTGGGCCAGATGGACAAGGCAACACTCATATTTGACCACCTCTATCTG GGATCTGAATGGAATGCCTCCAATCTGGAAGAGCTTCAGGACACTGG GGTGGGCTATATCCTCAACGTCACCAGGGAGATAGATAACTTCTTCCCAGGAACATTCTCCTACCACAACATACGGGTCTATGATGAGGAGACTACAGACCTGCTGGCCCACTGGAACGAGACATACAACTTCATAGTTAAAGCAAA GAAGAACCACTCCAAGTGTCTGGTCCACTGTAAGATGGGTGTCAGCCGCTCGGCCTCCACCGTTATTGCTTATGCCATGAAGGAGTATGGTTGGTCACTGGAGAAGGCCTTCAACTTTGTCAAGCAGAAGAGAAGCATCACACGGCCCAACACAGGCTTCATGAGACAGCTGGCTGAGTACGAGGGCATCCTGGATGCCAG TAAGCAGCGTCACAACAAGCTGTGGCGTCCTGACCGCCCCGACCCAGACTGTGACCTCCATGAGGGACTGCAGGCCCAGTGCTGTGGGGGGGAGTACCCAGCGAACCGTACCCCTGAGCCGGGGATGTCTCCCTGCTATGAGGAGGCTCTTGAGGAGAAGGGGGCGACATGTCCCCTTTCCCCCTGCAGGATGATCAGTCTGGAGGTGGACCCCgcctacaacaactactacttcCGCAGGCTGTCTGACTCGGCCCTGGACAGTGACCCCTCCACGCCGGTGCGCGCTCCGCCCCTCCTGGACATGGAGCGGGTCTTCATAGAGATTGAGGACGTGGAGCGCGACGCCCTGCTGGATGACGAGGCCTTTGAGGGGCGGGAGGGCCTGCCGCTGCCACACTTTGGGCTGGCTGGGGTGGGGACGGCGGCCCAGACCTCTTGCCGGGGACCAGAGCCCCTGGAAGAGCTGCGCCTGCGTCTGGAGTTCAGcactgtagaggaggaggatgaggaggaggttCAGAAAGATGAAGCAGAGATGGAGGCGTTAGCACAGCCAGGAGGAAGAGTGGGGAGTGCAGGAGGAGGTGAtggtgatggagaggtggagatggttcaggaagaggagggagagaaggagggcaaTGGGCTGGACCTGGTAACCCTGAACCAGAACTCCAACAATAACAACCACTTTAATACCCAGTCCAGCCTCAAT GACACTGCTCCTTCCAAACCCGCTCACCCAGTCAAGCCTTCAGCCCTCTCGCGATCAGACAACAAGCCCAGCCATAACATGGATTCACTGACCCAGGATTCTGATCTCTGCCTTAACCCCACACACCTCCCCAGTGTGCCTAGTGTCTCTGTGGAGGTCCCAAgtgccactctccctctcccacttaCCTCCCCCGACACACCCTGTTCCCCCAGCCTGCTGCACCCCTGTGGCCCTCTGCGTGACTGTGCCAACTGTGCTGCTCTGCCCTCTACACCTCTGCCTGATGCCCAGGACTCCCCCTGCTCTCTGACATCTGAGGACATGGCTGGTGAGGCCAAAGGTGAGGAAGGGAAGCTTTTAGGGGTCTCTgagcctctccctgtcccagagCTGCTGGGACTGAGCCTGGAGGAGAAGAGGCCGGCGGTGGCCTGCTACGTGGCCCAGCAGCAGGAGACTCTAGTGCAGCTACAGAGGTCAGGGCTGGTCCGCCGAAGggcagagaggctggagaggctgtcAGGTCTGTCCCAGGAGGGGCTTCATTCCTTGGAGCCTCTAGACAGCCCCCACTCAGGAGCCAGAGAGGGTCCTAGTCCTGTGGAGGTAGAGTTCtcagccttcccagaagacttcCCCAAGTCCTCCACACCATGCCCAGTGCCCCTGGAGCTTCTGGTGGTTCCTCTGACTAACGAGGTCCTGCTGGGTGCAGTGGGGTCTGGGGGGCTGACGCCCAACTCTTCCCCCCATGGCTCCACACTGACACGAAGCTCCAGCAGTGACAGCGTTCGCAGCGTCAGGGGCAAACCCGGCCTGGTGCGCCAGAGGGCTCAGGAGATCGAGACCCGCATGCGGCTGGCCGGCCTCACCTTGCCCTCAAGCCTCAAACGCTCCAACTCACTGGCCAAACTGGGCAGTCTCAACTTCTCGGCTGAAGACCTGTGCTCCGTCTGCTCCTCGGATGCAGGCaccctcctgctcctctctctttccccagagCCAGGCCTAGAATGGGAGTgcccctccacctcttcctccgcCCAGCCCAGAGCACACAGGGACCAGACCACCCCAGAGAGAGCACTGTCCGGGGGTCCCAGGAGCTGA